The Staphylothermus marinus F1 genome has a segment encoding these proteins:
- a CDS encoding radical SAM protein: MKLKTIYGPHPSRCFDWSLGVDVLLPPKRCPHNCIYCPLGRTSIKTMKPTMLIDPETVKKEIEEFIQVNGCIFRNILLWGYGDPLLNYHTPLVAKTIRDIINQYGCKSSIRIRTTGYTLGEKWASPILDIVDEVIIPFDAAEDTRQVINDPMNNAKTSLLIKILKSIPKTYRRKIAFEINLLKINGIKNSDPPTLDELTSHIGSTGIVKIYLKTINRPSWKQMIKPVRGKLFARVKDYLVDKGYIVKECISEKHNTIVLSSDLEEALINHLLRKPLSTDEIRATYGDKGVVLAEKMVLENLLDKILWGQKLFFKVKQTIDLYKWIGR, from the coding sequence GTGAAGTTAAAGACTATTTATGGCCCCCATCCTAGTAGATGTTTTGATTGGAGTCTTGGAGTAGATGTATTGCTTCCTCCTAAAAGATGCCCGCACAACTGTATTTATTGTCCATTAGGGAGAACATCTATTAAAACCATGAAGCCAACAATGCTTATTGATCCAGAGACAGTTAAAAAAGAAATCGAAGAATTCATACAAGTTAATGGATGTATATTTCGGAACATATTATTGTGGGGATATGGTGACCCATTACTCAATTATCATACACCGCTAGTAGCTAAAACAATAAGAGATATTATTAATCAATATGGTTGTAAATCAAGTATTAGAATTAGAACAACAGGATATACCTTAGGAGAGAAATGGGCTTCGCCAATACTAGACATTGTAGACGAGGTAATTATTCCATTTGATGCTGCAGAGGATACTAGACAAGTAATAAATGATCCTATGAATAATGCGAAGACCAGCTTATTAATAAAGATATTGAAAAGTATACCTAAAACATATAGGAGAAAAATAGCATTCGAAATCAATCTTTTAAAGATAAATGGAATAAAAAACTCTGATCCCCCAACACTAGATGAGCTAACAAGCCATATTGGTTCAACAGGTATAGTGAAGATTTACTTGAAAACAATAAATAGACCTTCATGGAAACAAATGATTAAACCCGTTAGGGGAAAATTGTTTGCACGAGTCAAAGATTATCTAGTAGATAAAGGATACATAGTTAAGGAATGTATAAGCGAAAAACATAATACAATAGTGTTATCTTCTGATCTAGAAGAAGCATTGATTAATCATCTCCTGAGAAAACCTCTCAGCACAGATGAGATTAGAGCAACATATGGTGATAAAGGAGTAGTTCTTGCTGAGAAAATGGTTTTG
- a CDS encoding RsmB/NOP family class I SAM-dependent RNA methyltransferase, giving the protein METVLPPHQLEFFLKRLLNYILKAHISYDKAFRTIIHKYSFPRWALRIFYKVGYYTINYYYSLRWLSAKNGYGTKPAGIINYFSKIGFSIRRARSLIKDEVKQLSRTKRISLLHSYPEFLVKDLLNHMSEKELDKMLKNLNVRKRWLRINTLKISYEDAYKCLDETGIIYQKKDFPKYMVYVEHPKWDPIGHNKCVKNGFIIPQDLASAYVVEALELEEDKYFLDACSAPGLKYSLAFMLTNNKLYGFAIDLSSKRISIEQTLLKRLGVDSIRTILINADSRNIKLSRVFDYALVDAPCSGLGAVYSDPAVKLNTNRRSKLEQYHKKQYRILKNILRYARRVVYATCSIHPLEGEKVIERIVNEGLAETVKINLPGLSTAYKGFNISNSTYRVLPHTMNSQGFYIAVLESKVAGK; this is encoded by the coding sequence TTGGAAACAGTTCTCCCCCCTCACCAATTAGAGTTTTTCCTGAAACGACTTCTAAACTACATATTAAAAGCACATATAAGCTATGATAAAGCATTCAGAACTATAATTCACAAATACAGTTTTCCAAGATGGGCTCTACGCATATTCTACAAGGTAGGATACTATACTATAAATTACTATTATTCTCTAAGATGGTTATCTGCAAAAAACGGTTATGGAACAAAACCTGCTGGAATAATTAATTACTTCTCCAAAATAGGATTCAGTATTAGAAGAGCACGATCCCTTATAAAAGACGAAGTTAAACAATTATCTAGAACCAAAAGAATAAGTCTCCTACATAGTTATCCGGAATTTCTCGTTAAAGATTTATTGAATCATATGAGCGAGAAAGAACTAGATAAGATGCTTAAAAACCTTAATGTAAGGAAGAGATGGCTTAGAATAAATACTTTGAAAATAAGTTATGAAGACGCATATAAATGCTTAGATGAAACCGGTATTATTTATCAGAAAAAAGATTTCCCTAAATACATGGTTTACGTAGAACATCCAAAATGGGATCCAATCGGTCATAATAAATGCGTAAAAAATGGATTCATTATTCCACAAGACTTAGCGAGTGCATATGTTGTAGAAGCTCTAGAACTAGAGGAGGATAAGTATTTCTTAGACGCCTGTAGCGCTCCTGGGCTAAAATATAGTTTAGCATTTATGCTTACTAATAATAAACTATATGGCTTTGCCATTGATCTTAGCTCTAAAAGAATTAGTATCGAGCAAACACTTCTTAAAAGGCTTGGTGTTGATTCCATAAGAACTATTCTGATTAATGCAGATTCTAGAAATATTAAGCTGAGTCGGGTTTTCGACTATGCTTTAGTGGATGCTCCGTGTAGTGGGTTAGGCGCTGTTTATTCAGATCCAGCAGTCAAGTTAAATACGAATAGAAGATCCAAGCTGGAACAATACCATAAAAAACAATATAGAATTCTTAAGAATATTTTGAGATATGCTAGGAGAGTAGTTTATGCTACATGTAGTATTCATCCATTAGAGGGTGAGAAGGTTATTGAAAGAATAGTTAATGAAGGATTAGCTGAAACTGTGAAAATAAATTTGCCTGGTTTATCAACAGCTTATAAAGGTTTCAATATAAGTAATAGCACTTATAGAGTGTTACCGCATACAATGAATAGTCAAGGCTTCTACATAGCGGTACTGGAGAGCAAGGTGGCTGGCAAGTGA
- a CDS encoding RNA ligase partner protein: MPLIYVLDTSAVTDPRLREIFGVKTLDGVVREYARLLIRSHIVLGAEFYTTPSTALELRSFLERNNVSREAIDMLMGAITIRSPDLYTTRIPAIIMSDWIHDMLIRITKGLRVAEDSVRRAARRGYDYGVAQDKKGFEESVAETIHELREKYREATRKGVIDTRVDFDLVVLAHEINGELVTNDTGIMKLCMQIGVKYIEPPRFINKLFLLLRERTGRV; encoded by the coding sequence TTGCCACTAATATATGTGCTTGATACAAGTGCTGTAACTGATCCTAGGCTTAGAGAGATCTTCGGAGTTAAAACTCTAGATGGCGTTGTCAGAGAATATGCTCGCCTACTTATAAGGTCCCATATAGTTTTAGGAGCTGAATTCTATACAACACCTAGTACGGCATTAGAGCTTAGAAGCTTTCTTGAAAGAAACAATGTTAGTAGAGAAGCAATTGATATGTTGATGGGAGCCATAACTATTAGATCCCCTGATCTATATACTACTCGGATACCAGCTATAATTATGAGTGATTGGATACATGATATGTTGATCAGGATAACAAAGGGGTTAAGAGTAGCTGAAGATAGTGTTCGTAGAGCTGCTCGTAGAGGATACGATTATGGAGTAGCACAGGATAAAAAGGGATTTGAGGAAAGCGTTGCCGAAACAATACATGAACTTAGAGAAAAATATCGAGAAGCCACGCGTAAAGGCGTTATTGATACAAGGGTTGATTTCGACCTCGTAGTACTAGCTCACGAAATAAACGGTGAACTAGTAACTAATGATACTGGAATAATGAAACTATGCATGCAAATTGGTGTGAAATATATTGAGCCCCCAAGATTTATCAACAAATTATTCCTATTACTACGGGAGAGAACAGGTAGGGTTTAG
- a CDS encoding phenylalanine--tRNA ligase subunit alpha: MSQDSDDKYYLPNRQYRIVEVLLSSGSLSVEELARALDEKPENIMRDLAELEAKGLLRVIRKIKQVPVITDEGREVLSSRTPEERVFRVMYRCVGRNVEDFLECVSSEAGIEKQKAQIGFQHLVRNKCLSVMSGVVVVGDEYGCHKAIEEASIIRSALEKIMRGETVGDNIINILKRRRMIRTEKKTIIIVEPSDVLEKLFREGLITRRELLTVVIPKPKDELEKYVIKEFDLTVPPPKPVGGRLNAYIEFLDLVRDILVSMGFEEVKGPHVELEFWNFDALFQAQDHPAREIHDTFFLKMDFKGKVPEELLSRAGKIHERGWGYKWDPIRALRPILRSQTTAVSVRAIYERGEGEYRVFSLDRVFRPETLDAKHAMEFYQLDGVIVGKNVTFKHLLAFFKEFAAALGIREVWFKPGYFPFTEPSVEGFIKHPHLGWIEVFPGGVFRPEVMEILGAPGVRAIAWGIGIDRLAMAVLGLDDIRDLFSKDLDFLQKLPTPILPYFTSKTQGSDVRVVSVPK; this comes from the coding sequence ATGAGTCAAGATAGTGATGATAAATATTATTTGCCAAATAGGCAATACAGGATTGTCGAGGTTCTTTTGAGCAGTGGATCGCTCAGTGTCGAAGAACTAGCTAGGGCTTTGGATGAGAAGCCCGAGAATATAATGAGGGATCTAGCTGAGCTCGAAGCTAAAGGGTTACTTAGAGTAATCCGTAAAATTAAACAAGTACCAGTAATCACGGATGAAGGACGTGAAGTTCTTAGTTCAAGAACACCGGAGGAAAGAGTTTTTAGGGTAATGTATAGATGTGTTGGTAGGAATGTTGAGGATTTCCTAGAATGTGTTAGTAGTGAAGCAGGTATTGAAAAGCAAAAAGCCCAAATAGGCTTCCAACATCTAGTCAGGAATAAATGTCTAAGTGTTATGAGTGGAGTCGTTGTTGTAGGCGATGAATATGGTTGTCACAAAGCTATAGAGGAGGCTTCAATCATAAGGTCTGCTCTCGAAAAAATAATGCGTGGCGAAACCGTAGGAGACAATATTATTAATATTCTAAAACGTAGACGAATGATAAGAACCGAGAAGAAGACAATAATAATTGTTGAACCTAGCGATGTTCTCGAAAAATTATTTAGAGAAGGCTTGATAACGAGGAGAGAATTATTAACTGTAGTTATCCCTAAGCCAAAGGATGAATTGGAGAAATATGTTATTAAAGAATTCGACCTAACAGTTCCTCCTCCCAAACCTGTTGGTGGGAGACTAAATGCTTATATAGAGTTCCTCGACCTTGTCCGTGATATACTGGTCTCCATGGGTTTTGAAGAAGTTAAAGGCCCACATGTTGAATTAGAGTTTTGGAACTTTGATGCATTGTTTCAAGCACAAGATCATCCCGCTAGAGAAATACATGATACTTTCTTCTTGAAAATGGATTTCAAAGGCAAAGTCCCAGAAGAGCTTCTCAGTAGAGCTGGAAAAATACATGAGAGAGGCTGGGGGTATAAATGGGACCCTATTAGAGCTCTTAGACCTATACTCCGTAGCCAAACCACAGCTGTATCTGTTAGAGCAATCTATGAAAGAGGAGAGGGAGAGTATAGAGTTTTTAGTCTTGACAGAGTATTTAGACCGGAAACACTTGATGCTAAACATGCTATGGAGTTTTATCAATTAGACGGTGTTATTGTAGGTAAAAACGTTACATTTAAACATTTACTAGCATTTTTCAAAGAATTCGCTGCAGCACTAGGTATTAGAGAAGTATGGTTTAAACCTGGATACTTCCCATTCACAGAACCAAGTGTTGAAGGCTTTATTAAGCATCCTCATCTTGGATGGATCGAGGTGTTTCCAGGCGGAGTATTTAGACCTGAAGTAATGGAGATCTTGGGAGCACCTGGTGTTAGAGCTATTGCTTGGGGTATAGGTATTGATCGACTAGCTATGGCTGTGCTTGGACTAGATGATATAAGGGATCTATTCAGTAAAGACCTTGATTTCCTCCAGAAACTTCCAACACCTATACTACCCTACTTCACATCAAAGACACAAGGTTCAGATGTTAGAGTTGTGAGTGTTCCGAAATAG
- a CDS encoding NAD(P)/FAD-dependent oxidoreductase → MYRVIIIGAGIVGLSIARVLSRFENLKITVIDKNPDVGWGVSKANTSIIHPCHEEDPDKHPLRTKLCLEGHNIWYKWVRELDIPNRWPGEIIVATNEDEYHVLKHYLELARRNNVPGVRIVDGEELFKLEPSINRSSIAGLYAPSAGSIDPVQACIALAENNVDNGVRFVLGEKVVDIVVKDKHVKEVVTNNNVYEADIVINAAGLFADEIARMVGINDYIIYPRRGQYILFDKTASPKPDKIIHTTPTPKTKGVYVLKTIEETLLIGPTAEDLSIEEKEANIVTKEGISFILENAKKIIEKLPPMNLVIRTFTGIRPEPPNGSYILRFHEEPWGFVEAAGIRSPGLTAAPAIAYYIKNLISQHIDLKLKKKWIRIRKGIIKIKDLSRIERNNLIKQNPKYGRIICQCMGVSEAEILEAINRMRKIGVKETTLDGIKFRTHSMYGRCQGTFCRPLISLIVSRETGLEPWKVSFKGGNSTYGIGFVKELFMKR, encoded by the coding sequence ATGTATAGAGTTATAATTATTGGAGCAGGCATTGTTGGCTTAAGCATTGCCAGGGTCTTATCACGTTTTGAAAACCTTAAGATCACTGTTATCGATAAAAATCCTGATGTGGGATGGGGTGTTAGTAAAGCTAATACTTCAATTATTCATCCATGCCACGAAGAGGATCCCGACAAACATCCTTTGAGAACAAAGCTTTGCCTAGAAGGACATAATATATGGTATAAATGGGTCCGTGAACTAGATATACCGAATAGGTGGCCAGGCGAGATAATCGTTGCAACAAATGAAGATGAATACCATGTATTAAAACATTATCTCGAACTAGCTAGGAGAAATAATGTTCCAGGCGTTAGGATTGTTGATGGAGAGGAGCTTTTCAAGTTAGAGCCGAGTATAAATAGGAGTAGTATAGCAGGACTATATGCTCCATCAGCTGGCTCAATAGATCCTGTTCAAGCATGTATAGCTTTAGCTGAGAACAATGTAGATAATGGTGTAAGATTTGTTTTAGGAGAAAAAGTTGTTGATATAGTTGTTAAAGATAAACATGTCAAGGAAGTGGTTACAAATAATAATGTTTATGAAGCAGACATAGTTATTAATGCTGCTGGGTTATTTGCTGATGAAATAGCTCGTATGGTGGGTATAAATGATTACATAATCTATCCTAGAAGAGGTCAATACATATTATTTGATAAAACAGCTAGTCCTAAACCAGACAAAATAATACATACAACGCCAACACCTAAAACAAAAGGAGTATATGTATTGAAAACAATTGAAGAAACACTACTTATAGGTCCCACAGCAGAAGATTTATCAATAGAGGAGAAGGAAGCAAACATTGTTACTAAGGAAGGAATAAGCTTCATTCTTGAAAATGCTAAGAAAATAATTGAGAAACTACCTCCCATGAATCTAGTTATTAGAACATTTACAGGAATAAGGCCGGAGCCTCCGAATGGATCATATATTCTTAGATTTCACGAGGAACCATGGGGATTTGTTGAGGCAGCAGGAATAAGATCGCCTGGTTTAACAGCTGCTCCAGCAATTGCATACTATATAAAAAACCTGATCTCTCAACACATAGATCTTAAGCTGAAAAAGAAATGGATACGTATACGTAAAGGAATCATTAAGATCAAGGATCTTAGTAGAATCGAAAGAAATAACTTGATAAAACAGAACCCAAAATACGGTAGAATAATTTGTCAATGCATGGGTGTTTCAGAAGCTGAGATCTTAGAGGCAATTAATAGGATGAGAAAGATAGGTGTTAAGGAAACAACACTTGACGGCATTAAATTTAGAACACACTCTATGTATGGTAGGTGCCAAGGAACATTCTGCAGACCACTAATATCCCTAATAGTTTCGAGAGAAACAGGCTTAGAGCCTTGGAAAGTTTCTTTCAAGGGAGGAAACAGCACATATGGTATTGGATTTGTCAAGGAATTATTTATGAAGAGGTGA
- a CDS encoding NAD(P)/FAD-dependent oxidoreductase gives MRKEYDALIIGGGPAGLASAIKLAEKGYEPLIIEAKDRLGGIPLQCIHPGFGLHYFHEDLTGPEFIYRFINRVEQLDINYVTNAYVEKIINESIISKKVSIISPHGNLVFEGKALIYAAGARERHRYEISIPGPNVAGIYTAGEAQTMMDMYGIMPGKKVLIIGSGDVGLIMARRFVLEGAEVVGVVEILKYPSGLVRNIVQCLKDFSIPLMLQHMVTDIKAENGRVSGAIISKVDENLKPIPGTEKEIGCDTIIIAAGLRPKVKLLKEIGVNIDPRTHGPLVNDYLETINVPGVFVAGNALLINDYVDYATEQGEWAAESAALHIEFKGLPTKQWRKVVPGENIRLVVPQYVSGEKNTILYIRVTEPLENVQLMFPEVGKSIPVIHALPSIMLRIRLRKEDVSKTTDKIIVEAKPL, from the coding sequence GTGAGGAAAGAATATGATGCATTAATAATTGGCGGGGGACCAGCAGGTTTAGCATCTGCTATAAAATTAGCTGAGAAAGGATATGAACCACTCATAATAGAGGCTAAGGATAGATTGGGAGGTATACCCCTTCAATGTATTCATCCCGGTTTTGGCTTGCATTATTTCCATGAAGACCTTACCGGGCCGGAATTTATTTATAGATTCATTAACCGCGTGGAACAACTTGATATAAACTATGTTACTAATGCATATGTTGAGAAAATAATTAATGAATCCATTATTTCCAAGAAAGTCTCAATTATCTCGCCTCATGGAAACCTAGTATTCGAGGGTAAGGCTTTAATATATGCTGCAGGAGCTCGTGAACGCCATAGATACGAAATAAGTATTCCGGGACCAAATGTTGCAGGAATTTATACTGCTGGAGAAGCACAGACAATGATGGATATGTATGGTATAATGCCAGGGAAGAAAGTATTAATTATAGGATCAGGAGATGTAGGTCTCATAATGGCTCGTAGATTTGTTCTCGAAGGTGCAGAAGTTGTTGGAGTTGTGGAAATACTAAAGTATCCAAGCGGTCTAGTCAGAAACATTGTTCAGTGTTTAAAAGATTTCAGTATACCCTTAATGCTTCAACACATGGTTACAGATATAAAAGCTGAGAATGGAAGGGTATCAGGAGCAATAATCTCGAAAGTAGACGAGAATCTCAAACCAATACCTGGAACCGAGAAAGAAATAGGTTGTGATACTATAATTATAGCCGCCGGTCTTAGACCTAAAGTAAAATTGTTAAAAGAAATAGGCGTAAATATTGATCCAAGAACACACGGGCCCTTAGTTAATGATTACTTGGAAACAATAAATGTTCCAGGAGTATTTGTAGCAGGCAACGCATTATTAATTAATGACTATGTAGACTATGCTACAGAACAAGGAGAATGGGCTGCTGAAAGTGCAGCCTTACATATAGAATTCAAAGGATTACCAACAAAACAATGGCGTAAAGTAGTACCTGGAGAAAACATTAGGCTTGTTGTCCCACAATATGTTAGCGGGGAAAAGAACACTATCCTATACATACGTGTAACAGAACCCCTCGAAAACGTTCAGCTAATGTTTCCAGAAGTTGGTAAAAGTATACCAGTAATACACGCATTACCATCAATTATGCTTAGAATAAGGCTTAGGAAAGAAGACGTCTCCAAGACAACCGACAAAATAATTGTCGAGGCGAAACCCCTATGA
- a CDS encoding DUF1667 domain-containing protein: MSPDRIDEIICIICPRGCQIKVYSVNGKITRIEGYSCPRGKEYAIKEVKMPMRTLMTIVKCRGGDLPVVSVKTSKPIPKNKLIEVSKYLANIVVEAPVEIGDIIVRNVLGLNVDIVATRPCRKI, encoded by the coding sequence ATGAGCCCCGATAGAATAGATGAGATCATATGTATTATATGTCCTAGAGGATGCCAGATCAAAGTCTATAGTGTAAACGGTAAAATAACACGTATTGAAGGCTATAGTTGTCCTAGAGGTAAAGAATATGCTATTAAAGAAGTAAAAATGCCAATGAGAACTTTAATGACTATTGTAAAATGTAGAGGAGGAGATCTCCCAGTAGTATCTGTTAAAACATCCAAGCCTATTCCGAAAAATAAATTGATAGAAGTTTCAAAGTACCTAGCAAACATAGTTGTCGAGGCACCTGTTGAAATAGGTGATATTATAGTAAGAAACGTTCTTGGATTAAACGTAGACATAGTGGCTACTAGGCCTTGTAGAAAAATATGA
- a CDS encoding glycerophosphodiester phosphodiesterase family protein — translation MIIIGHRGYPLKYPENTVASFLGALLYGADGIELDVWLSADGQVVVIHDPDTQRVSNVKLIVKESSYNELAKIDLGMGQHIPLLRDVLKAIPRRYIVAIEIKDVDAVEETIKIVNEMNWQDNIVYVSFFEKALEKIRELDPNAKIGYNIGSLEAAMNAFKLHEKLKLYSINPPIQGLQLIGFEKFREYLVNVKNVGAKTVLWTVDDPSLLKGLEELIDVVITNNVEAFTKK, via the coding sequence TTGATTATTATAGGTCATCGCGGATACCCATTGAAATACCCTGAAAACACTGTTGCTTCTTTTCTAGGAGCTCTTCTCTATGGTGCTGATGGAATAGAACTTGATGTTTGGCTTAGTGCTGATGGACAAGTTGTAGTAATACATGATCCTGATACTCAGAGGGTATCGAATGTGAAGCTTATTGTTAAGGAGTCTAGTTATAATGAGCTCGCAAAAATAGATCTTGGAATGGGTCAACATATTCCCCTTTTACGAGATGTATTAAAAGCTATTCCGCGAAGATATATTGTAGCTATTGAGATAAAAGATGTAGATGCTGTTGAAGAGACTATTAAAATTGTTAATGAAATGAATTGGCAGGATAATATAGTATATGTTAGTTTTTTCGAGAAAGCATTAGAGAAGATCAGAGAGCTTGATCCAAACGCTAAAATAGGATACAATATTGGAAGCTTAGAGGCGGCAATGAATGCTTTTAAACTACATGAAAAACTAAAATTATACTCTATTAATCCTCCTATTCAAGGACTTCAACTAATAGGATTCGAAAAGTTTAGAGAGTATCTTGTTAATGTGAAGAATGTTGGTGCAAAAACCGTGTTATGGACAGTTGATGATCCAAGCTTATTAAAAGGATTAGAGGAACTTATTGATGTAGTTATAACCAATAATGTTGAGGCTTTTACTAAGAAATAA
- a CDS encoding alpha/beta hydrolase, with protein MLKLIGLIEIILIIIVLAVILFAILIIGLAYIAANKLVKPPRYKRSWTPKDLGYDYEDVIVETSDGLKLKGWFIDRGSNTTILAIHGYTSSKWDETYMKPIINILAKNGFNVAAFDFRAHGESEGETTTLGYLEVRDYVKIIDWLKQSKPEKSEKIGVIGYSMGGAVTIMLSAIDKRVNVAVADSPYIDIVESGRRWINRMKGVVKNLLILGYPLIVSIASRKMNVNIDDLRMYKYADKIKIPILIIAGEKDDLVSLEEIKKFYDELKKHNEKAELWITESAHVRSIADKPEEYEEKVIGFFKRWLI; from the coding sequence GTGCTAAAATTGATAGGTTTGATCGAGATAATTCTCATTATAATTGTTCTAGCAGTAATCTTATTCGCAATATTAATTATTGGTCTAGCATATATTGCTGCAAATAAACTAGTTAAGCCACCAAGATATAAGCGTTCATGGACTCCTAAAGATCTAGGTTATGATTATGAAGATGTGATTGTTGAAACAAGTGATGGATTGAAACTGAAAGGATGGTTTATTGATCGTGGAAGCAATACTACAATACTAGCAATCCACGGATACACTTCCAGTAAATGGGATGAAACCTATATGAAACCAATAATTAATATTCTCGCTAAGAACGGATTCAATGTCGCGGCATTCGATTTTCGAGCTCATGGAGAAAGTGAAGGAGAAACAACTACTCTAGGATACTTAGAGGTAAGGGATTATGTGAAGATTATTGACTGGTTAAAACAGAGTAAGCCTGAGAAATCCGAGAAAATAGGAGTTATAGGTTATTCTATGGGTGGAGCAGTAACGATAATGTTGTCAGCAATAGATAAACGCGTAAACGTTGCTGTAGCCGATAGCCCCTACATAGATATTGTAGAATCCGGTAGGAGATGGATCAATAGAATGAAGGGGGTGGTGAAAAACTTGTTAATTCTAGGATACCCGTTAATCGTTAGTATAGCGTCTAGAAAAATGAATGTAAACATCGATGATTTAAGAATGTATAAGTATGCTGATAAAATAAAAATACCAATACTTATAATTGCTGGTGAAAAAGATGATCTTGTTAGTTTAGAGGAGATCAAGAAATTCTATGATGAATTAAAGAAACATAATGAAAAAGCTGAATTGTGGATCACAGAGTCAGCACATGTTAGAAGCATTGCTGATAAGCCGGAGGAATACGAGGAGAAAGTAATTGGATTCTTTAAGAGGTGGTTGATTTGA
- a CDS encoding MFS transporter has protein sequence MVDLSETKNIYLKSILITLALLVLSYFAGDYMLAAVIDPMHQEGIIPGTEATWRTYAGLLKTIPGLVGLALTIMWGVLADKIGRPRLLFILGITMGLSLALVSFAMNYIYLLLILTIFGIAKIGIGPVIYAFIPDIMPPEKRGLGYAAYYAPSVLGFVVGMIIGGILFYWRTAYLLVGLMILVFAIPLYLLSRGIRIGFAEEKIIEKKYRFIDALRAALNKTITLMMIQIIPWAIPWGFITLFGVDYIKIRWGLPGPIASGILAIAALSIATGHILGGKLADNLVKKGNVNGRVKISVIGIVIGYLAMLGMFIYPYPYGSTAITDLLPPIILALTGLMFTTFAYPNISSIISDCAYPEYRGTVFSLYNILNTSGWAIGPVLYGLIAGYYISIGIPEKTALMYSAVLIEALWLISLIIWIIVGKTYPRDRIK, from the coding sequence GTGGTTGATTTGAGTGAAACTAAAAATATATATTTAAAATCAATTCTAATAACTCTCGCATTGCTTGTTCTAAGTTATTTTGCCGGCGACTACATGTTAGCAGCAGTTATTGATCCAATGCATCAGGAAGGAATAATACCTGGAACCGAGGCAACATGGAGAACATACGCTGGTTTATTGAAAACTATTCCAGGCCTCGTTGGTCTTGCACTAACTATTATGTGGGGAGTGTTGGCTGATAAGATTGGTAGGCCGCGACTATTATTCATATTAGGAATCACTATGGGATTATCTTTAGCATTAGTAAGCTTCGCTATGAACTATATCTACTTATTACTCATACTAACGATATTTGGCATAGCGAAGATCGGTATCGGGCCGGTAATATATGCTTTCATACCCGATATTATGCCTCCAGAGAAGAGAGGACTAGGTTATGCTGCATATTATGCGCCAAGCGTGTTAGGATTCGTAGTTGGAATGATTATTGGTGGAATATTGTTTTATTGGAGAACTGCTTATTTACTCGTTGGACTAATGATACTAGTATTCGCTATTCCACTCTACTTATTATCTAGAGGCATAAGGATAGGCTTTGCAGAAGAGAAGATTATTGAGAAAAAATATCGTTTCATAGATGCTCTGCGTGCAGCGCTGAATAAAACAATAACACTCATGATGATCCAGATAATTCCATGGGCTATTCCATGGGGCTTCATAACATTATTTGGTGTCGACTATATAAAGATTAGATGGGGTTTGCCTGGACCGATTGCGAGCGGCATATTAGCAATAGCAGCTCTTTCAATAGCTACAGGACATATTCTAGGAGGTAAATTAGCTGATAATCTAGTTAAGAAAGGAAATGTTAATGGTAGAGTTAAGATATCAGTTATAGGTATCGTTATAGGATATTTAGCTATGCTGGGAATGTTCATATATCCTTATCCATACGGCTCTACAGCTATTACAGACCTATTACCACCAATAATCCTAGCATTAACCGGATTAATGTTCACAACATTCGCATATCCTAATATCAGCAGTATTATTAGCGACTGTGCATATCCAGAATATAGAGGAACTGTTTTCTCACTATACAATATACTAAATACTAGTGGCTGGGCTATAGGACCAGTCCTATACGGATTAATAGCTGGATATTATATATCTATAGGAATACCCGAGAAAACAGCCTTAATGTATTCTGCAGTTCTCATTGAAGCCTTATGGTTAATAAGCCTCATAATATGGATCATAGTCGGTAAAACATATCCAAGAGACAGAATCAAATAA